The following are from one region of the Candidatus Bathyarchaeia archaeon genome:
- a CDS encoding nucleotidyltransferase domain-containing protein → MSEILARSSAEDLLLGLEALLRGLIEEYGPESIIIAGSLSKSRFVRGLSDLDILVIVAREVGKHERFKLRAVGDVDAEISVYSAGEVLRALEAGDRFIIDAIESGEEVYGNWRARAMRRLKEGGGARS, encoded by the coding sequence TTGAGCGAAATCCTGGCTAGGTCCTCGGCGGAGGACCTATTGCTCGGGCTTGAGGCGTTGCTGCGCGGCCTAATAGAGGAATATGGGCCCGAATCCATCATAATAGCGGGCTCCTTATCAAAATCTAGGTTCGTGCGTGGATTGAGCGATCTGGACATCTTGGTCATAGTGGCCCGCGAGGTCGGGAAGCACGAGCGCTTCAAATTGAGGGCTGTGGGGGATGTGGACGCGGAGATCTCCGTATATAGCGCCGGCGAAGTGCTGCGCGCCCTAGAAGCCGGGGATAGATTCATCATCGATGCCATCGAAAGCGGCGAGGAGGTCTACGGGAATTGGAGGGCTCGCGCGATGCGCCGCCTGAAGGAGGGTGGGGGGGCCCGAAGTTGA
- a CDS encoding HEPN domain-containing protein produces the protein MGYERYRDWLDEACDDYGAAEALHGLGKYGKACFLSHQACEKALKALLIKKLNRYESIHSAAELLRRAGGAVGVPEELLRKAEHLDRFYIPTRYPNAWPSGAPHKHYTRDDAEVALKYAKDVMDFVKGEIERNPG, from the coding sequence ATGGGCTATGAGAGGTACAGGGATTGGCTCGATGAGGCCTGCGACGATTATGGCGCCGCCGAAGCCCTTCATGGGCTCGGCAAATACGGCAAGGCTTGCTTCCTTTCGCATCAGGCATGCGAGAAGGCCCTCAAGGCCCTTCTAATCAAGAAGCTGAATAGATACGAATCGATCCATAGCGCGGCGGAGCTCTTGAGGAGGGCCGGAGGGGCCGTTGGGGTACCCGAGGAACTCCTTCGGAAGGCCGAGCACTTGGATAGGTTCTATATCCCGACTAGGTACCCGAACGCATGGCCCAGCGGGGCCCCCCATAAGCATTATACAAGGGATGATGCCGAGGTGGCCCTGAAATACGCGAAGGATGTAATGGATTTTGTTAAGGGAGAGATTGAGCGAAATCCTGGCTAG
- a CDS encoding radical SAM protein, with the protein MPGRLDPLRPYDPVRRHLAIERLVAKREGSAELRRYYRFRADRWYGGIATADASGCGLLCKFCWAPDRALYRPADMGDFYAPGDVASKLAHIADGRGFRQIRVSGGEPAIGRAHLLRLLDEIDSLKGYTFILETNGILIGHDSSYAEDLSKYGCLHARISLKGCDEEDFSALTGAAPEGFRLQLEALSNLLDAGVECHPAVMASFSPPSKLEALADRLREIDKGLANAIEVEELILYDRVAARIRRYGLKPLTFHMPGQVPKELI; encoded by the coding sequence ATGCCGGGGCGACTTGATCCGCTTCGGCCCTATGACCCCGTTCGAAGGCATTTGGCCATCGAGAGATTGGTCGCCAAGAGGGAGGGTTCGGCAGAGCTGAGGAGATATTATCGGTTCCGGGCCGATCGATGGTACGGCGGGATAGCCACCGCCGATGCCTCGGGTTGCGGGCTTCTATGCAAATTCTGCTGGGCCCCGGATCGGGCCCTATATAGGCCTGCCGATATGGGCGATTTCTATGCGCCCGGCGACGTAGCCTCAAAGCTGGCCCATATAGCCGATGGTAGGGGTTTTCGCCAAATCCGCGTGAGCGGGGGGGAGCCAGCCATAGGGAGGGCGCATCTTCTAAGGCTTTTGGATGAGATCGATTCCCTGAAGGGCTACACCTTCATATTGGAGACGAACGGGATCCTGATCGGCCATGACTCCTCCTACGCCGAGGACCTTTCCAAATACGGATGCCTCCACGCCCGGATCTCACTGAAGGGATGCGATGAGGAGGACTTCTCCGCCTTGACCGGTGCGGCCCCGGAGGGCTTCCGATTGCAATTGGAGGCCCTGAGCAACCTCTTGGACGCGGGCGTCGAATGCCATCCCGCCGTTATGGCATCGTTCTCGCCGCCGAGCAAGCTTGAGGCCTTGGCCGATAGGTTGAGGGAGATCGATAAGGGGCTCGCTAACGCGATCGAGGTTGAGGAGCTGATCCTTTACGATAGAGTCGCGGCGAGGATTAGGCGATACGGGTTGAAGCCCCTCACGTTCCATATGCCCGGGCAGGTCCCGAAGGAACTTATTTGA
- a CDS encoding type II toxin-antitoxin system VapC family toxin: MEMLLDANIFLEVELAERHAEACKALLGKVRDGLIKSAITDFHVDSIALVMEGYGRGWRELATFLASLLRYKGLRIYPVGLGGRMRAVAAMRDYGLDFDDAIAVQALKELSIDTIVSYDDDFDSVDWVKRRTPEDLL; this comes from the coding sequence ATGGAGATGTTGCTTGACGCCAATATATTCCTCGAGGTCGAGCTTGCCGAGCGGCATGCGGAAGCGTGCAAGGCCCTTTTGGGGAAGGTCAGGGACGGACTCATAAAATCGGCGATCACAGACTTCCACGTGGACTCGATAGCGTTGGTCATGGAGGGCTATGGGAGGGGCTGGAGGGAGCTGGCCACGTTCCTCGCCTCGCTCCTCCGCTACAAGGGATTGAGGATCTACCCCGTCGGCCTTGGCGGCCGGATGAGGGCCGTGGCGGCCATGAGGGATTATGGCTTGGATTTCGATGACGCGATCGCCGTCCAAGCCCTAAAGGAGCTCTCTATCGATACGATAGTCTCCTACGACGATGACTTCGACTCGGTGGATTGGGTCAAGAGGCGAACTCCCGAGGACTTGCTATAG
- a CDS encoding PfkB family carbohydrate kinase, whose product MRFLVVGNITKDELITKAGRRIALGGASYAAIAAAKLGWKARIVSRGNSELEAWAERLRGKGIMVDVQPDDSLTHFLNDYSSGRRRQWLLSHTGPIAYDPSWEADVIHINPMFGEVGAEEVGRAKGRCELLSLDVQGFVRGLEGSRVVGRFWIGRGAFLRNVDLLKIGRDEAGLVSRMGDPWGICNELSGFGPRVIELTLGEGGSLIFAGDRRDIYEVPAYRTREVDPTGAGDVYAAAFAIKYFGSRDALEASLFASAAASFAVEAFGIDGIAERERVEERYRELRRIYEGLTLGKPPRSGIRGI is encoded by the coding sequence ATGAGGTTCCTAGTCGTCGGCAACATAACGAAGGATGAGTTGATAACAAAGGCCGGCCGAAGGATTGCCTTGGGGGGCGCGAGCTACGCCGCCATCGCAGCGGCCAAGCTGGGATGGAAGGCCCGAATAGTAAGCAGGGGCAATTCTGAGCTCGAGGCTTGGGCCGAGAGGTTGAGGGGGAAGGGCATAATGGTGGACGTCCAGCCCGATGATTCCCTCACGCATTTCCTGAACGATTACTCCTCGGGGAGGAGGCGGCAATGGCTTTTGAGCCACACGGGCCCCATAGCCTACGATCCCTCTTGGGAGGCGGATGTGATCCACATCAATCCCATGTTCGGCGAGGTTGGCGCCGAAGAGGTCGGGAGGGCCAAGGGGCGATGCGAGCTACTATCGCTCGATGTCCAAGGCTTCGTTCGCGGGCTGGAGGGCTCAAGGGTCGTCGGGAGGTTTTGGATCGGGAGGGGGGCGTTCTTGAGGAATGTGGATTTGTTGAAGATCGGGAGGGATGAGGCGGGGCTCGTTTCCCGAATGGGGGATCCTTGGGGGATTTGCAACGAGCTTTCCGGATTCGGGCCGAGGGTCATTGAACTAACACTTGGGGAAGGGGGCTCCTTGATCTTCGCCGGCGATCGCCGCGATATCTATGAGGTACCGGCCTATAGGACGAGGGAGGTTGATCCGACGGGGGCCGGGGACGTTTACGCGGCGGCGTTCGCGATCAAGTATTTCGGGAGCCGCGATGCGCTGGAGGCGAGCCTTTTCGCTTCGGCCGCCGCATCCTTCGCGGTAGAAGCCTTTGGGATCGATGGGATAGCCGAGAGGGAGAGGGTGGAGGAGAGGTATCGGGAGCTCAGGAGGATTTACGAAGGGCTGACGTTGGGCAAACCTCCTCGATCGGGCATCCGCGGCATTTAG